The Helianthus annuus cultivar XRQ/B chromosome 15, HanXRQr2.0-SUNRISE, whole genome shotgun sequence genomic sequence ttcaatttgtatgtttagtatgttaagattatttgtacaagaactttacccaactTTTATATTATAATAAGCATGTAGTCTTCGAGTTTGGTGGTAAATAAATAAGTTTCTTTGACAATCAATTTGAGTTTAGAATCAAAAGATAAAAACGTGTCTACCCATTTACGCCACTCTTAATTTGTTAACCAGTTAATGGCTCTTCAAGCTTCAATGCTTTTAACAGCCTTTTGGAGATTAGCTTTACTTCCAGGAGGTAATAAATAGTAAAAATACGGTGAAGcaatcaaaattatccttttagAACAtgcatttctttttctttttttgctTGAGAACATCCAATGGCAGCCATAGGTGGCCTGTTTCCGTTCTTAATTTTTGACTTCTTGTGGTGTGATTTGTTTTATAGTCGTCTTTACCTAGCGAAGCTGTGTATGATGTTGTTGCCCTGGGTCCTATGAGGGGGGTTTATAATTTCAATTTAAGTACATTGATTAGGTTATAGTTCTTTGAGGATTTTAGTTTCATACTAAGTCGTTGAAAGATCTTTTAGAAATCTAAGGAATTCTCTTTTAAAAGAATCTTCATGCTGTCAAATTTTTGCATTGGTGCTTTTATAAATCTAGAAGTATTAGAGCTTAATTATATAATCTTTATAAGCTGCGATATCATGTTTATTGCTACTTCATTTATGCTCTTtggattagttttttttttggctaATTTTGATTACCAAATTCTGTGGACTTCCTCAGGCTAAAGCAACTATTTTACATCTAACAGAAGAAAAAAGATCGGCTACTCGAGAGAAGCACTTCTTACAGGGATAACTGGTTTGTTTTCTAATGCATCTATTTATTTCATACGAAGTAAATTACTTATATTCCTCAAGAGTTTAAAAGTGTTATGTCTACCTCTACTTCAATTAAGTTGGTGTCCAAATAGGTTTAAGGCACAATGTTACCAACTGCACTCCTGGTTTGTCACAGTGATGTCATTGTCACATAATTGGTTTTACCTTTTTTACGTTGCATCTTTTGTTGGTTTACTTGCTTTCTGGATTAGTTAGAGGAAGATGAATGGCTGTGCTCAACTCGATGGAGTAGGTTTTAAGGATAATTTTTCTGACATATTAGAGTTCTTTAATCAAACTAACGCCTTATATGTTAAGAAATCGGAGATGAATAATCATCCCAAAGTTGTGTTTAAGTCTCGCTATCACAATAATGCTGGTACTGCTCATCTTATGCAGTTGACGGCATCCACTGATTTGGACGGTGCTCTGACAGGCTTATATGCACCTGGATGCACCACAATGGCGTTTGCCGTTTTTTAGCATGCTTCTTTCTTTATGGGTTGGTTACTCTGAAGTTAGACCTGATGTGGAGCGTCGATACCTGTATCAGAGTTGATGCTTGCAACAAGTGTTCACTTACGAGTAACTTCCGCGGCTACATCTTAAAGCCCTATTATAGCCTAGCTGTCTCTATAATGTTGTTCCTAAGCCTTTTATGTGGGTGATAGTTGCACTTGATTATGGCAGGCAACTTACCGGCTTATATTCGCTTATCCAACTCCCAACTTGATGCACAAGAACAACATTATAACGTGTTCTAATGCCGAGTATTTACAGCAAAACTCCACTATCAGATGTTTTGGCTAGATTCATTTGGGTTCTTTGATGCTTTCGTGGGTCATTGTAGAGTTTATTCATATTTACACATTATTCTATTGTAGTTTTGCACCTCCAAGCTGGATCCTGATTCAAAAACTGATACAAACCATTCCAAGAGCTGCTTGGGTGAAACTGGTTGCTATGTGAGAGGGCCGGCTCAACCAATTTGGTGGTCTAAAGTGAACTAACAACTTGAggacttttttttcaaaaaacacaCTATTTGAGAAAAACCCGCATTTACAGGTTTTAAAACGAACCACATTATTTTCTCTCTAATTTTCTGGTGTTTCGGAAGACGAAGACGAGCATCTGGCTCAATTCCTAGAATCCGAGGTTCTCTCAGAGGTCTCCGATGAGGTAAAACGTTTGTTTATCTAGATCCGATGTTATTGTTTCTGACTATGAATTTGTGTAATTCAGGAAGATGCGAAATCCGACGTGAGGCCCTAATTTTGAGATTTTTTTCCATTCGTTATCAGCAGCGGCAAACCACTTCGGTGCTGGGCCTTCCTTTTGCCAACACATAAGTTGTAGGTATATTTTATGTTGCTTTTTCCTTAACTGATATATCTATATCAATCCTCTGCACACTTTCAATCTTATATAATATAATAGATGTCTCCATTTTCACCTTCTATTTTCGTGCTGCTGTAAATCACATATGTTACTGCTATAGCTTCCTTTAATGTGATATTTCGCAAGGCGTTATTCACAGGGAACTGAAGCCTGAAAATATGCTAATAAGCGAGGATTTCCAGCTTAAAATTGCCGATTTTGGCATTGGTTGTGAGGAGGCGTATTGCGATTTTTTTGCAGATGATCCTGGAACTTACCGTTGGATGGCTCCCGAGATGATTAAACGGAAATCCTACGGTTGGAAAGTTGATGTGTACGGATTTGGGCTCATTTTATGGGAGATGGTGGCGGGACTATCCCATATAAAGATACGACTCCAATACAAGCTGCATTTGCCGTAGTCCATAAGGTATATCGTCTTCATTTGTCACCTATATACATTGgtgtgctaaacgggtcgtgggTTGAACATGGCACGAACCCGAAACACTGCATGAACCTGAAAATTGTGTCTGGCAGGTGAACCTGAACACGGCACGAGTATTCTCAGGTTGACACAACCACGACCCGTTTAACccgatttttttatgttttgcaTAATTGCTCTAAAATTACAATCTCTTATAATATTTAAATGTTGCCGCAAAATTGCCAACCTTCAGTTATGACATAAGAAACACTATTCAGAAAATATAAACGGGTTACAAGAGTCAACCCGTGAACCCGCAGGTCAACCAAACCCAGCCTGTTTATCTAAACGTGCTCGTGGCTTCGGCCGAAGCTGGCCCTAAAacatttagactaaacccaaacctaTGAATATCATATTAGGTTCGTGTGGTATTAtaaatttaccccccccccccacacacacacacaccccaccatcaccaccaccacccaatGCACACGACACAACCTATTGTCCAGATTATTACAACTTCGAATTACAGAAGATCTAATAAGCATGATCTCCAGCGGTCTATTATAACTTAATTTTGACTTTTCATCATCATATATCAGCTCTTAAAATTTTTTACATTCGCGTTTTCAGAATCTACGACCGACTATTCCGAATAACTGTCCTCCAGCAATGAGAGCATTAATCGACCAATGTTGGTCATCACACCCCGAGAAAAGGCCCGAATTCTGGCAGGTGGCGAAGGTGTTAGAGGAGTTTGATACATTAGTCGCTCGCGAAGGAAATTTGGATCTTTTACAATACCCGACATGTTTAGATCATAGAAAGGGACTTCGTCATTGGATTTAAAAACTCGGCcc encodes the following:
- the LOC110913128 gene encoding serine/threonine/tyrosine-protein kinase HT1-like, with amino-acid sequence MGDGGGTIPYKDTTPIQAAFAVVHKNLRPTIPNNCPPAMRALIDQCWSSHPEKRPEFWQVAKVLEEFDTLVAREGNLDLLQYPTCLDHRKGLRHWI